Proteins from one Candidatus Methylomirabilota bacterium genomic window:
- a CDS encoding thiamine pyrophosphate-dependent dehydrogenase E1 component subunit alpha, translated as MRAPKLSDDQLQEMYHALRLSRAFEERLSLLHRQGKILGGIYSGIGQEAITVGSAYGLRREDFISPLHRDLGALLVKGVPPGVLMAQVFGKRDGLSRGKDSYLHSGDTSLGVYGNTSMLGSNLPVACGLAYGFKLRSQDHVVVAYFGEGAANYGDVHEAMNFAAIQRLGIVFVCENNLYAYSTPFEKAFAIPEVSVRAQAYGFPGVDVYGNDLLRVYAATQRAIARARAGEGPTLIECKTFRWHGHSEHDKASYRTEEELLEWKARDPIPQFERYLTEKRLLNDASRDEMTARVEREIDEAVAFAESSPWPEGPEALEDIYAP; from the coding sequence ATGCGGGCGCCCAAGCTCAGCGACGACCAGCTTCAGGAGATGTATCACGCCCTCCGCCTTTCCCGGGCCTTCGAGGAGCGGCTCTCCCTGCTCCACCGGCAGGGGAAGATCCTGGGGGGCATCTACTCGGGGATCGGCCAGGAAGCGATCACCGTCGGCAGCGCCTACGGGCTGCGCCGCGAGGACTTCATCAGCCCGCTTCACCGCGACCTGGGCGCCTTGCTCGTCAAAGGGGTGCCGCCGGGCGTCCTCATGGCCCAGGTCTTCGGCAAGCGCGACGGGCTCTCGCGCGGCAAGGACTCCTACCTCCACTCGGGTGATACCTCGCTCGGCGTCTATGGCAACACGTCGATGCTCGGCTCGAATCTGCCGGTGGCGTGCGGCCTCGCCTATGGTTTCAAGCTGCGCAGCCAGGACCACGTCGTGGTCGCCTACTTCGGCGAGGGCGCCGCGAACTACGGCGACGTGCACGAGGCGATGAACTTCGCCGCCATCCAGCGGCTCGGGATCGTCTTCGTCTGCGAGAACAACCTCTACGCCTACTCCACGCCGTTCGAGAAGGCTTTCGCCATCCCCGAGGTCTCGGTGCGCGCTCAGGCGTACGGCTTCCCGGGCGTCGACGTGTATGGCAACGACCTCCTCCGCGTCTACGCCGCCACCCAGCGGGCCATCGCGCGGGCGCGGGCCGGCGAGGGCCCGACCCTGATCGAGTGCAAGACCTTTCGGTGGCACGGCCACTCCGAGCACGACAAGGCGTCGTACCGGACCGAGGAGGAGCTCCTGGAGTGGAAGGCCCGCGACCCGATCCCCCAGTTCGAGCGCTATCTCACCGAGAAGCGGCTCCTGAACGACGCGAGCCGGGATGAGATGACGGCCCGCGTGGAGCGCGAGATCGACGAGGCCGTCGCGTTCGCCGAGTCGAGCCCCTGGCCCGAGGGGCCGGAGGCACTCGAGGACATCTATGCCCCCTGA
- a CDS encoding dihydrolipoamide acetyltransferase family protein, producing MATTVLMPHMGESIVEGKVLRWVRREGQAVQKNETIAEVETDKADVEIPAPTDGVLAKILVPEGATAAVGAELAVIEPAGAAEVRTAEPPRPAPAARRPAAPEAAEPEAAEPAAAAPARPAAPAPRPVPARPAEAARPPHATPDEGEPAPTGRRVISPVVAKLMEQHELTLADLERVEGSGLGGRVTKQDLLAHLERRQARAAAPERPPPDSRARVGPEPRPAPAGPARPAPAEARPSGATEDEPVEVVPLEGLRKAIAEHMVASVRTAPHVTTVAEVDVTELVRFRAYYKARFESEVGAPLTYLPFIVRALLAGLRAFPMLNSSLEGERILVRRYYHIGVAVAAPEGLLVPVLRHADRLSVRELARAIHDLVERARVRRLRPEELGGGTFSVTNPGVFGGVLSTPIIHQPQAAILGVQAIRTQPAVRDGQIVPRELMYLCLSYDHRIVDGATAVQFLQHLRADLEHPLALLI from the coding sequence GTGGCCACGACCGTCCTCATGCCGCACATGGGCGAGTCCATCGTGGAGGGCAAGGTGCTCCGGTGGGTCCGCCGCGAAGGCCAGGCCGTGCAGAAGAACGAGACCATCGCGGAAGTCGAGACGGACAAGGCCGACGTCGAGATCCCGGCGCCCACCGACGGCGTGCTGGCCAAGATCCTCGTGCCCGAGGGCGCGACCGCCGCGGTCGGCGCCGAGCTGGCGGTGATCGAGCCGGCGGGCGCGGCGGAGGTCCGAACGGCCGAGCCGCCGCGGCCGGCGCCGGCCGCCCGGCGGCCCGCCGCGCCCGAGGCCGCTGAGCCCGAGGCCGCTGAGCCCGCGGCCGCCGCCCCCGCCCGCCCGGCCGCGCCCGCGCCGCGACCCGTCCCGGCCCGGCCGGCCGAGGCCGCGCGACCACCGCACGCGACGCCGGACGAGGGCGAGCCGGCCCCGACCGGGCGGCGGGTGATCAGCCCGGTCGTGGCCAAGCTCATGGAGCAGCACGAGCTGACGCTGGCCGACCTGGAGCGGGTCGAGGGCAGCGGGCTCGGGGGGCGCGTGACGAAGCAGGACCTGCTGGCCCATCTCGAACGCCGCCAGGCGCGTGCCGCCGCGCCCGAGCGGCCGCCGCCGGACAGCCGCGCCCGTGTCGGGCCCGAGCCGCGACCAGCGCCGGCGGGGCCGGCCCGGCCGGCCCCGGCGGAAGCCCGGCCGTCGGGCGCGACCGAGGACGAGCCGGTCGAGGTCGTCCCGCTGGAGGGCCTTCGCAAGGCGATCGCCGAGCACATGGTCGCCTCGGTGCGCACGGCGCCGCACGTCACCACGGTGGCCGAGGTCGACGTGACCGAGCTGGTCCGCTTCCGCGCGTATTACAAGGCCCGCTTCGAGAGCGAGGTGGGGGCCCCGCTCACCTATCTGCCGTTCATCGTGCGGGCGCTGCTGGCCGGGCTCCGGGCCTTTCCCATGCTCAACAGCTCGCTGGAGGGCGAGCGCATCCTGGTCCGCCGCTACTACCACATCGGCGTGGCGGTGGCCGCCCCGGAAGGGCTCCTGGTCCCGGTCCTCCGGCACGCCGACCGACTCTCGGTGCGGGAGCTGGCGCGGGCGATCCACGACCTCGTGGAGCGGGCCCGGGTGCGGAGGCTCCGACCCGAGGAGCTGGGCGGGGGGACGTTCAGCGTGACCAACCCGGGGGTCTTCGGCGGGGTCCTCTCGACCCCGATCATCCACCAGCCTCAGGCAGCCATCCTGGGCGTCCAGGCGATCCGCACGCAGCCGGCCGTCCGCGACGGCCAGATCGTGC
- a CDS encoding alpha-ketoacid dehydrogenase subunit beta produces MPPEAGRSTDEVTYLEAIRQALWEEMERDEAVFCLGEDIGAYGGAFQITKGFVERFGEARTLDTPISESCIVGVATGAALIGFRPVAEMQFGDFIACGFDQVVNQAATLRYRYGGRQTVPIVIRCPCGAGVHGGLYHSQQPEAWFVHRPGLKVVAPATPYDAKGLLKAAIRDDNPVLYFEHKGLYRRIKGPVGDAETVVPLGVADIKRPGDALTVVTYGAMVHPCLEAAARLADAESVEAEVLDLRTLAPLDREAILTSVRKTSKVAIVHEASRTCGVGAEVAAFVAEEAFEDLDGPIVRVTTPDVHLAPFSPPLEEYVLPNTEKIFAALRKLAAY; encoded by the coding sequence ATGCCCCCTGAGGCCGGCCGCTCTACCGACGAGGTGACCTATCTCGAGGCCATCCGCCAGGCCCTGTGGGAGGAGATGGAGCGGGACGAGGCGGTCTTCTGCCTCGGCGAAGACATCGGCGCCTACGGCGGCGCCTTCCAGATCACCAAGGGCTTCGTGGAGCGGTTCGGCGAGGCCCGCACCCTCGATACGCCCATCTCCGAGTCGTGCATCGTCGGGGTGGCGACCGGGGCCGCCCTGATCGGCTTCCGGCCCGTCGCCGAGATGCAGTTCGGCGACTTCATCGCGTGCGGGTTCGACCAGGTGGTCAACCAGGCGGCCACGCTGCGCTACCGCTACGGCGGCCGGCAGACGGTGCCGATCGTCATCCGCTGCCCGTGCGGGGCCGGCGTCCACGGCGGGCTCTACCACTCGCAGCAGCCAGAGGCCTGGTTCGTCCACCGTCCGGGGCTCAAGGTCGTCGCGCCGGCGACGCCCTACGACGCCAAGGGTCTCCTCAAGGCGGCGATCCGCGACGACAACCCGGTCCTCTACTTCGAGCACAAGGGGCTCTACCGACGGATCAAGGGCCCCGTCGGCGACGCCGAGACCGTGGTGCCCCTCGGCGTCGCCGACATCAAGCGCCCCGGCGACGCCCTCACCGTGGTGACCTACGGCGCGATGGTGCACCCGTGCCTCGAGGCGGCGGCCCGGCTGGCCGACGCCGAGAGCGTGGAGGCCGAGGTCCTCGATCTCCGGACGCTGGCCCCGCTCGACCGGGAGGCCATCCTGACGTCGGTCCGCAAGACCTCCAAGGTCGCCATCGTCCACGAGGCGTCGCGGACGTGCGGCGTCGGGGCCGAGGTCGCGGCGTTCGTCGCCGAGGAGGCGTTCGAGGACCTCGATGGGCCGATCGTGCGCGTCACGACGCCCGACGTCCACCTGGCGCCCTTCAGCCCGCCGCTCGAGGAGTACGTCCTGCCCAACACGGAGAAGATCTTCGCCGCCCTGCGGAAGCTGGCGGCGTATTGA